From Phycodurus eques isolate BA_2022a chromosome 1, UOR_Pequ_1.1, whole genome shotgun sequence, one genomic window encodes:
- the ankrd10a gene encoding ankyrin repeat domain-containing protein 10a isoform X2: protein MSLERDFSSKDEAFTSMFPIHRACRDGDVGALLSLYQHHTHLTAEDSCYGWTPIHWAAHCGQLECVIRLVQMGCDVNTVSSRLNQTPTHTAAIGGHPRCVLWLSQAGADVNRQDFVGEAPIHKAARAASMECIQVLLIAGAKLHLRNTSGQTAADLARTHGFHDCLHLISNLQEHLLQFSGLQSNEEKNVIGPGLLCRKRLQSAFENGQMKKARRDVAADSVHPPSPVDHDDDPMKSIPTCNEVSTWLSWQRGDSPPSQPNSADMCGSLHMTESPNGCVSHRPALQSLLGADCGEFLHYGHYHGFGDTAEELSDRGHIAHKSFQNVDGAMHWCQDS, encoded by the exons ATGTCTCTTGAACGAGACTTTTCCAGCAAAGATGAGGCGTTCACGAGCATGTTCCCTATCCACCGCGCTTGTCGTGATGGTGATGTTGGAGCTTTGCTGTCACTGTACCAGCATCACACTCATCTCACAGCCGAGGATTCCTGCTACGGTTGGACCCCCATTCACTGGGCTGCTCACTGTGGACAG TTGGAGTGTGTCATACGCCTGGTGCAGATGGGTTGCGACGTGAATACGGTGTCCAGTCGCTTGAACCAGACCCCAACACACACAGCTGCGATTGGCGGGCATCCTCGCTGTGTTTTGTGGCTATCGCAGGCTGGTGCAGATGTCAACCGGCAG GACTTTGTAGGTGAGGCCCCCATCCATAAGGCTGCCAGGGCAGCTTCCATGGAGTGCATCCAAGTGCTGCTGATAGCGGGCGCTAAACTACA TTTAAGGAACACCAGCGGGCAGACTGCAGCTGACCTCGCGCGCACTCACGGATTCCACGACTGCCTCCATCTCATCTCCAACTTGCAGGAGCACCTGCTGCAATTCAGTGGGCTCCAGAGCAACGAGGAAAAGAACGTGATCGGCCCTGGTCTGCTCTGTAGAAAGAGGCTGCAGTCTGCTTTTGAAAATGGTCAAATGAAGAAGGCAAGGAGAG ATGTTGCCGCTGACAGCGTTCATCCACCCTCTCCTGTTGACCACGATGATGACCCGATGAAAAGCATTCCCACCTGCAATGAAGTTTCCACATGGCTGTCTTGGCAGCGAGGAGATTCGCCACCCAGTCAGCCCAACTCAGCTGACATGTGCGGCTCACTGCATATGACAGAAAGTCCCAACGGCTGTGTGTCCCATCGGCCGGCGTTGCAGAGCCTGTTGGGAGCGGATTGCGGCGAATTCCTGCATTATGGACATTATCATGGCTTTGGGGACACAGCAGAGGAGCTGTCTGACAGAGGCCACATTGCTCACAAGTCCTTTCAAAATGTGGACGGTGCCATGCATTGGTGCCAGGACTCATAA
- the ankrd10a gene encoding ankyrin repeat domain-containing protein 10a isoform X1, which produces MSLERDFSSKDEAFTSMFPIHRACRDGDVGALLSLYQHHTHLTAEDSCYGWTPIHWAAHCGQLECVIRLVQMGCDVNTVSSRLNQTPTHTAAIGGHPRCVLWLSQAGADVNRQDFVGEAPIHKAARAASMECIQVLLIAGAKLHLRNTSGQTAADLARTHGFHDCLHLISNLQEHLLQFSGLQSNEEKNVIGPGLLCRKRLQSAFENGQMKKARRDMFLQMQHSALENSMDSICGNVAADSVHPPSPVDHDDDPMKSIPTCNEVSTWLSWQRGDSPPSQPNSADMCGSLHMTESPNGCVSHRPALQSLLGADCGEFLHYGHYHGFGDTAEELSDRGHIAHKSFQNVDGAMHWCQDS; this is translated from the exons ATGTCTCTTGAACGAGACTTTTCCAGCAAAGATGAGGCGTTCACGAGCATGTTCCCTATCCACCGCGCTTGTCGTGATGGTGATGTTGGAGCTTTGCTGTCACTGTACCAGCATCACACTCATCTCACAGCCGAGGATTCCTGCTACGGTTGGACCCCCATTCACTGGGCTGCTCACTGTGGACAG TTGGAGTGTGTCATACGCCTGGTGCAGATGGGTTGCGACGTGAATACGGTGTCCAGTCGCTTGAACCAGACCCCAACACACACAGCTGCGATTGGCGGGCATCCTCGCTGTGTTTTGTGGCTATCGCAGGCTGGTGCAGATGTCAACCGGCAG GACTTTGTAGGTGAGGCCCCCATCCATAAGGCTGCCAGGGCAGCTTCCATGGAGTGCATCCAAGTGCTGCTGATAGCGGGCGCTAAACTACA TTTAAGGAACACCAGCGGGCAGACTGCAGCTGACCTCGCGCGCACTCACGGATTCCACGACTGCCTCCATCTCATCTCCAACTTGCAGGAGCACCTGCTGCAATTCAGTGGGCTCCAGAGCAACGAGGAAAAGAACGTGATCGGCCCTGGTCTGCTCTGTAGAAAGAGGCTGCAGTCTGCTTTTGAAAATGGTCAAATGAAGAAGGCAAGGAGAG ATATGTTTCTGCAGATGCAGCATTCTGCACTTGAGAATAGCATGGATTCCATCTGTGGAA ATGTTGCCGCTGACAGCGTTCATCCACCCTCTCCTGTTGACCACGATGATGACCCGATGAAAAGCATTCCCACCTGCAATGAAGTTTCCACATGGCTGTCTTGGCAGCGAGGAGATTCGCCACCCAGTCAGCCCAACTCAGCTGACATGTGCGGCTCACTGCATATGACAGAAAGTCCCAACGGCTGTGTGTCCCATCGGCCGGCGTTGCAGAGCCTGTTGGGAGCGGATTGCGGCGAATTCCTGCATTATGGACATTATCATGGCTTTGGGGACACAGCAGAGGAGCTGTCTGACAGAGGCCACATTGCTCACAAGTCCTTTCAAAATGTGGACGGTGCCATGCATTGGTGCCAGGACTCATAA
- the ankrd10a gene encoding ankyrin repeat domain-containing protein 10a isoform X3 yields MSLERDFSSKDEAFTSMFPIHRACRDGDVGALLSLYQHHTHLTAEDSCYGWTPIHWAAHCGQDFVGEAPIHKAARAASMECIQVLLIAGAKLHLRNTSGQTAADLARTHGFHDCLHLISNLQEHLLQFSGLQSNEEKNVIGPGLLCRKRLQSAFENGQMKKARRDMFLQMQHSALENSMDSICGNVAADSVHPPSPVDHDDDPMKSIPTCNEVSTWLSWQRGDSPPSQPNSADMCGSLHMTESPNGCVSHRPALQSLLGADCGEFLHYGHYHGFGDTAEELSDRGHIAHKSFQNVDGAMHWCQDS; encoded by the exons ATGTCTCTTGAACGAGACTTTTCCAGCAAAGATGAGGCGTTCACGAGCATGTTCCCTATCCACCGCGCTTGTCGTGATGGTGATGTTGGAGCTTTGCTGTCACTGTACCAGCATCACACTCATCTCACAGCCGAGGATTCCTGCTACGGTTGGACCCCCATTCACTGGGCTGCTCACTGTGGACAG GACTTTGTAGGTGAGGCCCCCATCCATAAGGCTGCCAGGGCAGCTTCCATGGAGTGCATCCAAGTGCTGCTGATAGCGGGCGCTAAACTACA TTTAAGGAACACCAGCGGGCAGACTGCAGCTGACCTCGCGCGCACTCACGGATTCCACGACTGCCTCCATCTCATCTCCAACTTGCAGGAGCACCTGCTGCAATTCAGTGGGCTCCAGAGCAACGAGGAAAAGAACGTGATCGGCCCTGGTCTGCTCTGTAGAAAGAGGCTGCAGTCTGCTTTTGAAAATGGTCAAATGAAGAAGGCAAGGAGAG ATATGTTTCTGCAGATGCAGCATTCTGCACTTGAGAATAGCATGGATTCCATCTGTGGAA ATGTTGCCGCTGACAGCGTTCATCCACCCTCTCCTGTTGACCACGATGATGACCCGATGAAAAGCATTCCCACCTGCAATGAAGTTTCCACATGGCTGTCTTGGCAGCGAGGAGATTCGCCACCCAGTCAGCCCAACTCAGCTGACATGTGCGGCTCACTGCATATGACAGAAAGTCCCAACGGCTGTGTGTCCCATCGGCCGGCGTTGCAGAGCCTGTTGGGAGCGGATTGCGGCGAATTCCTGCATTATGGACATTATCATGGCTTTGGGGACACAGCAGAGGAGCTGTCTGACAGAGGCCACATTGCTCACAAGTCCTTTCAAAATGTGGACGGTGCCATGCATTGGTGCCAGGACTCATAA